In Nitrobacteraceae bacterium AZCC 1564, the following proteins share a genomic window:
- a CDS encoding uncharacterized LabA/DUF88 family protein (product_source=COG1432; cog=COG1432; pfam=PF01936; superfamily=51735): protein MPATNKIALFIDGANLYATAKTLGFDIDYKRLLLEFQSRGTLVRAFYYTAIIEDQEYSSIRPLIDWLDYNGYTVVTKATKEFIDASGRRKVKGNMDIELAVDAMELAEHIDQMVLFSGDGDFRSLVEAVQRRGVRVTVVSTIASQPPMIADELRRQADVFTDLVQLQSKLGRDPNERPPAREPREQRQHTPQFLQRSTSTIAPRGDDEEFDD, encoded by the coding sequence ATGCCTGCCACTAACAAGATCGCGCTGTTCATTGACGGTGCCAATTTATATGCCACCGCCAAGACGCTTGGTTTCGACATCGACTACAAGCGGCTTCTGCTTGAATTTCAGAGCCGCGGTACGTTGGTGCGGGCGTTCTACTACACAGCGATCATCGAGGATCAGGAGTACTCGTCCATCAGACCGTTGATCGATTGGCTCGACTACAACGGCTATACTGTCGTCACCAAGGCGACCAAGGAATTCATCGATGCCAGCGGACGCCGCAAGGTGAAAGGCAACATGGACATCGAGCTCGCCGTCGATGCTATGGAACTCGCGGAACATATCGACCAGATGGTTCTGTTCTCCGGCGATGGAGATTTTCGCTCGCTCGTTGAAGCCGTGCAGCGCCGCGGTGTGCGCGTCACTGTCGTTTCCACCATTGCCAGCCAGCCTCCGATGATCGCCGACGAATTGCGTCGTCAGGCAGATGTCTTTACAGATCTGGTCCAGCTACAATCCAAGCTGGGCCGCGACCCCAACGAACGTCCTCCTGCTCGGGAGCCTCGCGAACAGCGTCAACACACGCCGCAATTCCTGCAGCGAAGCACAAGTACGATTGCACCGCGAGGCGATGACGAAGAGTTCGACGACTGA
- a CDS encoding DNA-directed RNA polymerase subunit omega (product_source=KO:K03060; cath_funfam=3.90.940.10; cog=COG1758; ko=KO:K03060; pfam=PF01192; smart=SM01409; superfamily=63562; tigrfam=TIGR00690), producing the protein MARVTVEDCIDKVDNRFDLVLLAAHRARMISSGSPLTVDRDNDKNPVVSLREIADTTISPEDLREELVHSLQKFVEVDEPEPDTVPLIGSAGASVDADDTEVAVERMTEEELLKGLEGLAPPEEQPEEDE; encoded by the coding sequence ATGGCGCGTGTCACTGTTGAGGATTGCATTGATAAGGTCGATAACCGGTTCGACCTCGTGTTGCTGGCCGCGCATCGTGCGCGGATGATTTCGTCGGGATCTCCTCTCACTGTTGATCGGGATAATGACAAGAATCCGGTGGTTTCGCTACGCGAAATTGCCGACACAACCATTTCTCCTGAGGATTTGCGTGAAGAGCTGGTCCATTCGCTTCAGAAGTTTGTTGAGGTGGATGAGCCTGAGCCCGATACGGTCCCATTGATCGGCTCTGCCGGCGCTTCCGTTGACGCGGACGACACCGAAGTTGCTGTCGAGCGCATGACGGAAGAAGAACTTCTGAAGGGCCTCGAGGGCCTCGCACCTCCCGAAGAGCAGCCTGAAGAAGACGAGTAA